The Salegentibacter mishustinae genome includes a window with the following:
- a CDS encoding GDCCVxC domain-containing (seleno)protein: MEIELVSTITCPGCGHTKEEEMPTTACQFFYQCDNCKHLLKPKEGDCCVYCSYGNVACPPIQEGTNCC; encoded by the coding sequence ATGGAAATAGAACTAGTTTCTACCATTACATGTCCTGGTTGCGGACACACAAAAGAAGAGGAAATGCCCACAACAGCCTGTCAGTTTTTTTACCAATGTGATAATTGCAAGCATTTATTAAAACCAAAAGAAGGTGATTGCTGTGTTTATTGTTCTTATGGTAATGTTGCCTGTCCACCCATTCAGGAAGGAACAAATTGCTGCTAA
- a CDS encoding metal-sensitive transcriptional regulator: MIPRDLSKDIKTRLQSISGQLNGLIKMLDENKDPEKILIQFKAAQKGLDKAHFLLLDEVYRKALAITISETVEACPGNCGNEERIEFIRKQFPDLELNSLTDKMKEIDELKRRLESYISENRSE, translated from the coding sequence ATGATTCCTAGAGATCTAAGTAAAGATATAAAAACTCGCTTGCAGAGCATCAGCGGCCAGCTTAACGGACTTATAAAAATGCTGGATGAAAATAAAGATCCAGAAAAGATTCTGATCCAGTTCAAAGCGGCGCAAAAAGGACTTGATAAGGCGCATTTTCTTCTTTTAGATGAAGTGTACCGCAAAGCGCTGGCGATCACAATTTCAGAAACTGTGGAAGCCTGTCCCGGTAATTGCGGTAATGAAGAGCGAATTGAATTTATTCGCAAACAATTTCCCGACCTTGAGCTTAACAGCCTTACCGATAAAATGAAGGAGATTGATGAACTTAAACGAAGGCTGGAATCTTACATTTCCGAAAATAGATCAGAGTAA
- a CDS encoding thioredoxin family protein, which produces MKRQIEIFTANCPVCDPVVKMVKELSCDSCEITTYNLVEQCEDKTCIDKVQEYGVKRIPAVAVDGKLLECCTNNGISKEKLIEAGIGKAS; this is translated from the coding sequence ATGAAAAGACAAATAGAAATATTTACGGCAAATTGTCCGGTTTGTGATCCGGTTGTAAAAATGGTGAAAGAGTTGTCCTGCGATAGTTGCGAGATTACCACCTATAACCTGGTGGAACAATGTGAGGATAAGACCTGTATAGACAAAGTGCAGGAGTACGGTGTAAAGAGAATTCCCGCGGTGGCGGTTGATGGAAAATTGCTTGAGTGCTGTACAAACAATGGTATAAGCAAAGAAAAACTTATCGAAGCAGGAATAGGAAAAGCCAGTTAG